A stretch of the Bradyrhizobium arachidis genome encodes the following:
- a CDS encoding Lrp/AsnC family transcriptional regulator — translation MSARLDRTDLKILRLLQNNGRLSNAELAERVAISPATCHRRTQRLFEDGFIASVRAMVAPRKVAKGTLVMVGVVLDRSTPESFATFEQAIAKLKFVLDCHLVAGDFDYFLKIRVGDMEDFNRIHGEQLIALPGVRQTRTFFVMKEVVDNAPLEF, via the coding sequence ATGTCCGCGCGACTTGACCGCACCGACCTTAAGATCTTGAGATTACTTCAGAATAACGGCCGCCTCAGCAATGCGGAGCTGGCCGAGAGGGTCGCGATCAGCCCCGCAACCTGCCATCGCCGCACCCAACGCCTGTTCGAAGACGGCTTTATTGCCTCCGTCCGCGCCATGGTCGCGCCGCGCAAGGTGGCGAAGGGCACGCTGGTGATGGTCGGCGTGGTGCTCGACCGTTCGACGCCGGAGAGCTTTGCCACCTTCGAGCAGGCGATCGCAAAGCTGAAATTCGTGCTCGACTGCCACCTCGTCGCCGGCGATTTCGACTACTTCCTGAAAATCCGCGTCGGCGACATGGAGGATTTCAACCGCATCCATGGCGAGCAGCTCATCGCGCTGCCCGGCGTGCGGCAGACCCGCACCTTCTTCGTGATGAAGGAAGTCGTCGACAACGCACCGCTGGAGTTTTGA
- the recQ gene encoding DNA helicase RecQ codes for MPVSSTAPLTAPDQGRDALSALHSVFGLSGFRGAQEQIISHVTAGGNCLVLMPTGGGKSLCYQLPALLREGCGIVVSPLIALMRDQVAGLIESGVNAAALNSSLTPQEASDVERRLIAGDLDLLYVAPERLVTPRCLSMLAQANVALFAIDEAHCVSQWGHDFRPEYVALSVIAERFPDVPRIALTATADELTRKEIVQRLSLTDAPQFVSSFDRPNIRYEIVDKRNAVSQLKEFIRERHAGDAGVVYCLSRNRVEEVASALSDAGIPALPYHAGLDGSIRSRNQDRFLNEDGIVIVATVAFGMGIDKPDVRFVAHLDLPKSIEAYYQETGRAGRDGKPSAAWMAYGLQDIVQQRRMIDESSASDDFKRVSIGKLDALVGLAETAHCRRKRLLAYFGETLQGDTCGNCDNCLTPPRLRDGKVLAQKLLSCAYRTGQRFGAMHLIDVLIGRLTEKVTQFGHDKLSVFGIGRELNEKQWRTVLRQLVAMGHLQSDSEAFGALKLTESSRAVLRGETDIWLREEAPGTRIRASRAKSRRGDLAPAAAAPQGDVDPELRARLRAWRSDIARERGVPAYVVLHDATIDGIVRAWPTTPDELRNVPGIGDKKLEHYGEELLRLVRTR; via the coding sequence CGGCGCCCAGGAACAGATCATCTCCCACGTGACCGCGGGCGGCAACTGCCTGGTGCTGATGCCAACCGGCGGCGGCAAGTCGCTGTGCTATCAGCTGCCGGCGCTGCTGCGCGAGGGCTGCGGCATCGTGGTCTCGCCTTTGATCGCGCTGATGCGCGACCAGGTCGCGGGCCTGATCGAATCCGGCGTCAACGCCGCTGCCCTGAACTCGTCGCTGACGCCGCAGGAGGCTTCCGACGTCGAGCGGCGGCTGATCGCCGGCGACCTCGATCTGCTCTACGTCGCGCCCGAGCGTCTGGTCACGCCGCGCTGCCTGTCGATGCTGGCGCAAGCCAATGTCGCGCTGTTTGCGATCGACGAGGCGCATTGCGTCTCGCAATGGGGCCATGATTTTCGTCCGGAGTATGTCGCGCTGTCTGTCATCGCCGAACGCTTTCCGGACGTGCCGCGGATCGCGCTTACCGCGACCGCCGACGAGCTGACGCGCAAGGAGATCGTCCAGCGGCTTTCGCTCACGGACGCGCCGCAATTCGTCTCCAGCTTCGACCGGCCGAACATCCGCTACGAGATCGTCGACAAGCGCAATGCGGTGTCGCAGCTCAAGGAGTTCATCCGGGAACGCCATGCGGGCGACGCCGGCGTCGTCTACTGCCTCTCCCGCAACCGTGTGGAAGAGGTCGCGTCCGCGCTCAGTGACGCCGGAATCCCGGCCCTGCCCTATCACGCCGGGCTCGACGGCAGCATTCGCTCGCGCAACCAGGATCGCTTCCTCAACGAGGACGGCATCGTCATCGTCGCGACGGTTGCGTTCGGCATGGGCATCGACAAGCCGGACGTGCGCTTCGTCGCGCATCTCGACTTGCCCAAGAGCATCGAGGCCTATTACCAGGAGACCGGGCGTGCGGGGCGCGACGGAAAACCGTCGGCGGCCTGGATGGCCTATGGTCTCCAGGACATCGTGCAGCAGCGCCGGATGATCGACGAGTCCAGCGCGTCGGACGATTTCAAGCGGGTGTCGATCGGCAAGCTCGATGCGCTGGTCGGCCTCGCCGAGACCGCGCACTGTCGGCGCAAGCGGCTGCTCGCCTACTTTGGCGAAACGTTGCAGGGCGACACTTGCGGCAATTGCGACAACTGTCTCACCCCGCCGCGCTTGCGCGACGGAAAAGTGCTGGCGCAGAAGCTGCTCTCCTGCGCCTATCGCACCGGACAACGTTTTGGCGCGATGCATCTGATCGACGTGCTGATCGGTCGGCTGACCGAGAAGGTCACGCAGTTCGGACACGACAAGCTCTCGGTGTTCGGCATCGGCCGCGAGCTCAACGAAAAGCAGTGGCGCACGGTACTGCGGCAACTGGTGGCGATGGGTCATTTGCAGAGCGACAGCGAAGCCTTTGGCGCGCTGAAGCTGACGGAGTCCTCGCGCGCGGTGTTGCGCGGTGAGACCGACATCTGGCTGCGCGAGGAGGCACCGGGCACGCGCATTCGCGCCAGCCGTGCCAAATCGCGCCGCGGTGATCTCGCGCCGGCGGCCGCCGCACCGCAGGGCGACGTCGATCCCGAACTCCGCGCGCGGTTGCGCGCCTGGCGCTCCGACATCGCACGCGAGCGCGGGGTGCCTGCCTATGTGGTGCTGCACGACGCCACCATCGACGGCATCGTGCGGGCGTGGCCGACGACGCCCGACGAGCTCCGCAACGTGCCGGGCATCGGCGACAAGAAGCTCGAGCATTATGGCGAAGAGCTGTTGCGGCTGGTGCGGACAAGGTAG
- a CDS encoding 1-aminocyclopropane-1-carboxylate deaminase, which translates to MLEKFARYPLTFGPTPIEKLERLSKHLGGNVEIYAKREDCNSGLAYGGNKLRKLEYIIPDAIASNADTLVSIGGVQSNHTRMVAAVAAKIGMKCRLVQEAWVPHEDAVYDRVGNILLSRVMGADVRLVEDGFDIGIRKSWEQAIEEVKAAGGKPYAIPAGASVHKYGGLGYVGFAEEVRAQEKALGFKFDYIIVCTVTGSTHAGMLVGFAADGRARKVIGIDASFTPDQTKEQVLSIAQNTAKLVELGKEIVADDVVLIEDYAYPAYGVPSDETKDAIRLTARLEGMITDPVYEGKSMQGLIDLAKKGHFEKGAKILYAHLGGAPALNGYAYAFRNG; encoded by the coding sequence ATGCTGGAGAAATTCGCGCGCTATCCGCTCACCTTCGGGCCGACCCCCATCGAGAAGCTGGAGCGGCTGTCAAAGCATCTCGGCGGCAATGTCGAGATCTATGCCAAGCGCGAGGACTGCAACTCCGGCCTCGCCTATGGCGGCAACAAGCTTCGCAAGCTCGAATACATCATCCCCGACGCAATCGCCTCGAACGCCGACACGCTGGTGTCGATCGGCGGCGTGCAGTCCAACCACACCCGCATGGTCGCGGCCGTGGCGGCCAAGATCGGCATGAAGTGCCGCCTGGTGCAGGAAGCCTGGGTGCCGCATGAGGACGCCGTCTATGACCGCGTCGGCAACATCCTCCTCAGCCGCGTGATGGGCGCCGACGTGCGCCTGGTCGAGGACGGTTTTGACATCGGCATCCGCAAGAGCTGGGAGCAGGCGATCGAGGAGGTGAAGGCGGCCGGTGGCAAGCCTTACGCGATTCCGGCCGGCGCCTCCGTGCACAAATATGGCGGGCTCGGCTATGTCGGCTTCGCCGAAGAGGTGCGCGCGCAGGAGAAGGCGCTCGGCTTCAAGTTCGACTACATCATCGTCTGCACGGTCACCGGCTCGACCCACGCCGGCATGCTGGTCGGCTTCGCCGCCGACGGTCGCGCGCGAAAAGTGATCGGCATTGATGCCTCCTTCACGCCTGATCAGACCAAGGAGCAGGTGCTCTCGATCGCGCAGAACACGGCAAAGCTGGTCGAGCTCGGCAAGGAGATCGTCGCCGACGACGTGGTGCTGATCGAGGACTATGCCTATCCCGCCTACGGCGTGCCCTCGGACGAGACCAAGGACGCGATCCGCCTCACCGCGCGGCTGGAAGGCATGATCACCGACCCCGTCTACGAAGGCAAATCGATGCAGGGCCTGATCGATCTCGCCAAGAAGGGCCATTTCGAGAAGGGCGCAAAGATCCTCTACGCCCATCTCGGCGGCGCGCCGGCGCTGAACGGCTATGCGTATGCGTTCCGGAATGGGTGA